One Vicinamibacterales bacterium DNA segment encodes these proteins:
- a CDS encoding ABC transporter permease, protein MSDLRYALRMLVKSPGFSLVAILSLALGIGANTAIFTLINAVLLRPVPVHDPQSLVLVSTTDQRNPGNLPLSHLNFKDLRAQNSVFTDMASLTFNQMNYSHSEGSEQIPVQIVTANFFALLGAEPALGRSFRAEEETQAAPVAVVSHGFWERSLGSDPAVVGRTITLNRTPYTIVGVAPRNFTGVLLGGGPSAWIPMSRNVVVLPEWYETRRGLFLFSVARLRPGATVEQARSNLRTVFANLEQAFPVDNKGRSATAVPLLEARLNPNGQGPNVLVQQSTVLMIVVGIVLLIACANIANLLLSRASKRRREVAIRLALGARRSRLVRQLMTESLVLAILGGLAGVGLASWTLGAIVAAELPLPFPVDPAALSLDPRVLAFTSGLALLTGVLFGLAPALQASKPDVVPVLKNELVPSATGHRGVRGLLSLRQALVVAQVALSLIALIAATLFLRELRNAQRIDTGFETRGVLVMNFNLLREGYTQERGTTFYEQIVERAAALPGVQGAAIAQSPPLAGGFARSVFPEGADTTTTGRILVQVNTVGLNYFTTIGIPLVRGRDFARSDTAGAPKVVIVNQTMAEQFWKGEDPIGKRFKFFGDDDYTSVIGVARDSKYNGVAEDPQNYIYQPLSQNYTPQATLHVRTAGDAASLANAVRAAARELDPSLSLFNVRTLAEQVRQSLQALSMNVLMLTVFGALALLLASIGLYGVASYSVAQRTREIGVRMALGAQPSSVVGLVLGQGMILVGLGLAIGLAVAYAAAGFMSSLVQMVNPHDPLTFAATAAALGSVAVLASYIPARRATRIDPLIALRTD, encoded by the coding sequence ATGAGCGATCTTCGTTACGCCCTCCGGATGCTCGTCAAGAGCCCCGGGTTCAGCCTGGTCGCGATCCTCTCGCTTGCCCTCGGGATCGGCGCCAACACCGCGATCTTCACGCTGATCAACGCCGTCCTGCTGCGGCCCGTGCCGGTGCACGATCCGCAGTCGCTGGTGCTCGTCTCGACCACCGACCAGCGCAATCCCGGAAATCTGCCGCTGTCGCATCTGAACTTCAAGGACCTGCGGGCGCAGAACTCGGTGTTCACCGACATGGCCTCGCTGACGTTCAACCAGATGAACTACAGCCACAGCGAGGGGTCGGAGCAGATTCCGGTTCAGATCGTCACGGCGAATTTCTTTGCGCTGCTCGGCGCCGAGCCCGCGCTGGGGCGGAGCTTCCGGGCGGAGGAAGAGACCCAGGCGGCGCCGGTCGCGGTCGTCAGCCACGGCTTCTGGGAGCGCAGCCTCGGATCGGATCCGGCCGTCGTCGGCCGCACGATCACGCTGAACCGCACGCCGTACACGATCGTCGGCGTGGCGCCGCGGAACTTCACCGGCGTGCTGCTCGGCGGCGGACCCTCGGCGTGGATTCCGATGTCGCGCAACGTCGTCGTGCTGCCGGAATGGTACGAGACGCGGCGCGGCCTGTTCCTCTTCTCGGTGGCGCGGCTCAGGCCCGGCGCCACCGTCGAGCAGGCGCGGTCGAACCTGCGGACGGTGTTCGCCAATCTCGAACAGGCGTTTCCGGTCGACAACAAGGGGCGGAGCGCGACGGCGGTGCCGCTGCTCGAGGCCCGGCTGAACCCGAACGGGCAGGGACCGAACGTGCTGGTCCAGCAGTCCACCGTGCTGATGATCGTCGTCGGCATCGTGCTGCTGATTGCCTGCGCCAACATCGCCAATCTCCTCCTGTCGCGGGCGTCGAAGCGCCGCCGCGAAGTCGCGATCCGCCTGGCGCTCGGCGCGCGGCGCTCGCGCCTCGTGCGCCAGCTGATGACCGAATCGCTGGTGCTGGCGATTCTCGGCGGCCTCGCCGGCGTGGGGCTCGCCTCCTGGACGCTCGGCGCGATCGTCGCGGCCGAGCTCCCGCTGCCCTTCCCCGTCGATCCGGCGGCGCTGTCGCTCGATCCGCGGGTGCTCGCCTTCACGTCGGGGCTCGCGCTGCTGACCGGCGTGCTGTTCGGCCTCGCCCCGGCGCTGCAGGCGTCGAAGCCGGACGTCGTCCCGGTGCTGAAGAACGAGCTGGTGCCGTCGGCGACCGGCCATCGCGGCGTGCGCGGCCTGCTGTCGCTGCGCCAGGCGCTCGTCGTGGCGCAGGTCGCGCTCTCGTTGATCGCGCTGATCGCCGCCACGCTGTTCCTCCGCGAGCTGCGCAACGCGCAGCGGATCGACACCGGCTTCGAGACCCGCGGCGTGCTGGTGATGAACTTCAACCTGCTGCGCGAGGGCTACACCCAGGAGCGCGGCACGACGTTCTACGAGCAGATCGTCGAGCGCGCCGCCGCTCTTCCCGGCGTGCAGGGGGCGGCGATCGCGCAGTCGCCGCCGCTCGCCGGCGGGTTCGCGCGCAGCGTCTTCCCCGAGGGGGCGGACACCACCACGACGGGCCGCATCCTGGTGCAGGTGAACACCGTCGGCTTGAACTATTTCACGACCATCGGCATCCCGCTCGTCCGCGGCCGCGACTTCGCGCGCAGCGACACCGCCGGCGCGCCCAAGGTCGTCATCGTCAACCAGACGATGGCGGAGCAGTTCTGGAAGGGCGAGGATCCGATCGGCAAGCGCTTCAAGTTCTTCGGCGACGACGACTACACGTCGGTGATCGGCGTCGCGCGCGACAGCAAGTACAACGGCGTCGCGGAGGATCCGCAGAACTACATCTACCAGCCGCTGTCGCAGAACTACACGCCGCAGGCGACGCTGCACGTGCGCACCGCCGGCGACGCGGCGTCGCTCGCCAATGCGGTCCGCGCGGCGGCACGCGAGCTGGATCCGTCGCTGTCGCTGTTCAACGTGCGCACGCTCGCGGAGCAGGTCCGCCAGTCGCTGCAGGCGCTGTCGATGAACGTGCTGATGCTGACCGTGTTCGGCGCGCTGGCGCTGCTGCTGGCGTCGATCGGGCTCTACGGCGTGGCCAGCTATTCCGTGGCGCAGCGCACGCGCGAGATCGGCGTGCGCATGGCGCTCGGCGCACAGCCGTCGAGCGTCGTCGGTCTGGTGCTCGGCCAGGGGATGATCCTGGTGGGGCTCGGCCTCGCCATCGGGCTGGCGGTGGCGTACGCGGCCGCCGGATTCATGTCGTCGCTGGTGCAGATGGTCAACCCGCACGATCCGCTGACGTTCGCCGCAACCGCCGCCGCGCTGGGATCGGTCGCGGTGCTCGCCAGCTACATTCCCGCGCGCCGCGCGACGCGCATCGATCCACTGATTGCCCTGCGAACCGACTGA